TCACCCTGACACGTGTGGTCCATCACGTACGGTTTTCCAGTCCCATCGCTGACGAAGTACCCCTCACGTGCGCCCGCTTCGAACGCCTCCGTGCCGACGGGAACGTGTGGATGTTCCCACAACGACAGACGGAAATCGTTCTCGTGTAGCCCAGATATCATCCCCTCTGGGTCGGGGAACTGTTCGGTGTCCCACGCCAAGTCCGTCGAGCAGTGATCGCGCATCCAGAACGGATCCAGATGGACGACATCGCTCGGAATCTCCGCTTCGCGGAGTCGGTCAACGATGGCTTCGAGTTGGTCGCGCGACTCGTAGCCGAGCCGTGACATCCACGTGCCGAAACTCCACTTCGGTGGTCGGTCCGGCCGACCAGTCATCGCCGTGTACGACCGCAGGATGTCCGTGAAGTCGGGACCGTAGAAAAAGATGAATGCGAAGCTGTCATCGGCGACGGAGACGGACGCGCTGGCCGTCGATGTCTTCCCGAAATCATAGTGGACGCGCGCTGTTGTCTCTACCAACATTCCGTATCCTTTCGATGAGAGGTGAAATGGGATGTTTTTGTATGCACGCGGTGTTTCCGTCCCGAGCGGTTCCTCGTGCCAGAGATCGAGTTCCCGACCGCGACGGTCGAACTCGACGAACTGTTCGCCTGCGCCGTAGAGCTTTTCGCTCGGATCGAGACTGAACGCTGTTCCTGTCTCTGTGATGCGTCGAGGGTTGTGGTTGATCTCTTCCTGTGTGAATCCCAATGGATCCACGCGTGAACGCGCGAACACATCTGTATCGTGACGTTGCTCTCGAAGGATCTCCTCACCATCCTTGATACGGAAGCTCCACTCGTCGAGACCGATGACGACCTCCAATGCCCCCGTATCGAGGACGAGTGTCCCGTCTATCTCGCTCACAGCAAGCGCGACACTATCGGTGAGCGCGTCTCGTTTGATGTCGGGATACTCTCGTTCGATGCGAACTTCTGGATTCGCGTGGAGTTCGAATCTGACGGTTTTTGGTCCGTAGAATTCGAGCGTCACTGGGAGTGTGCGCGAGGTCGCCGTCTCCGGCGAGTCAGTCGCACACTCAAGCCTAACGGTGGTTCCGTCGATAGAATAGTCGTCGACAGCTACGACAGTAATGCGTTCGCTCGTCATTGACACTCGATTGAGCGAGACTCGCGCTATTAAAACTATCCCGCCCACCGTACTGTCAGTCGTGCTGTCGCTGTCCAGTCTATTACTGTCGCTATCACAATCTTTATTCACTCGTTACAACAGAGCATAGATGATGACAAACGAAAAGCCAGGGTACCGTATCGCACAGGGTGGTGGCGTCCCGTGGCGCGACATGGGACGGGAGGAGACCCATCGGCCGCCAGAGCGAGATATCGAAATCACCGACGTGAAGACGATGGCAATCGCAGGTAACTTTACGTGGGGTATTGTCAAGGTTGAAACGGATGCTGGTGTCTACGGTCTCGGTGAAACGTTTCGTGCCGAAGCAGCCCTCGATATGGCAGGGCGGATGACCACCGATCTCGTGGGCGAGAATCCACTCGACACACACCGGATGCGAGAGCTTCTCGAACAACGCTACACTGGCACTGGCCGCATCGGTCAGGCAGCGTTCACTGCCATCGAAACAGCGTGCTACGACATCAAGGGGAAAATATTCGATGTTCCGGTGTACGAGCTGCTGGGTGGGAAGTATCGAGACCGTATCAAAATATACTGTGACACGCACGGCGGAGCATCTCTCGGTGAGGCTGAGTCACACGATCCGAAGGACGTCTACACGCCGGAATCGTACGCTCGTGCGGCCCGTGAAGTCGTTGATGAGGGGTTCGAGGCGCTGAAGTTCGATCTCGACGTGCCGACTCACGAGACGTACGACGAGTCTAACCGCCGGATGGACAATGAAGCACTGGAACACAAGGTTTCGCTGGTTGAGGCAGTTCGGGACGAAATTGGCTACGATATCGACCTTGGGATGGATCTCCACTGGAACTTCACCGTGGAGACGGCTGTTCGCTTGGGGAAAAAGCTCGAGCGTTTCGACTTGGCGTGGCTCGAAGACCCGGTTCCACCCGAGAAATCGAAGGCCCAACAGCGCGTCGCAGAGAAACTCGATCTTCCCGTGCTCACTGGAGAGAATCTCGTCACAGTCGATCAGTTCAACACGGCCGCCCGTCAGGGCATGATGGATATCGCTGCGCCCGACGTGAACAAATGTGGTGGTCTCGGCGAGTTCGTCGATATCGCTACCGTCTGTGATCTCTACGGCATTCCCATCGCGTCGCACAACATCTCCAGCCCTCTCGGTACCATCGCTGGCGCGCACGTCTCTGCGGCAATTCCCAACTTCCTCTGTATGGAGTGGCACGCACGGGACGTTCCATGGTGGAACGAGATGGCAACCAGAACCGAAGGAAACGGGCCGATTCTCGAAGATGGGTATATCGACGTACCGGAAGGACCGGGGCTTGGCGTGGAACTGAACCGTGATCTGTGCGAGCAGTATCTGACCGACGGCTCCGAACTCATCATTTGAACGCATGACGTACACTGTTGTCGTCACTGACCACGATTTCGGAGACCTCTCAATCGAGCGCGCTGTCCTCGGCGACGTGGCCGAAATCGTGGCACTCACAGATGACATCGGCGAACGCGACGCGAACGCTGTGAAAGCGTTCAGGACGGCGGACGCAATCATCAACCTGCGCTCCGTTATCGACGCGAATGCCATCACCACGATGGAGAATGCTCGGGTGATCGCCCGATACGGTATTGGTGTCGATAATATCGACGTTGCAGCCGCAGCAGACTGCAATATCCCAGTAACGAACGTGCCCGAGTACTGTCACGAAGAAGTAGCAACGCACGCGCTCACGATGTTGCTCGCGCTCGCCCGAAGCATTCCCAGCTACGATCGGTCGGTTGGCCGAGGCGAGTGGAGTCGTGCCGTTGGGACGCCGGTTCACCGGTTCTCGACGCGGACCGTCGGCGTCGTCGGGTACGGAACCATCGGGCGGGAGATCGGTGATCGCGCTGCCGCGCTCGGAGCAGACGTCGTCGCAAGCGATCCATTCCTCTCTAAGGCCGATCTTGCGGACGATCCTGCTGATCTCGTCGCGTTCGAGGAACTGCTCGAACGGTCAGATTTCGTGACTATCCACTCGCCGCTGACGGACGACACCCGCGGTCTGTTTGATGCTGAGGCGTTCTGCCGGATGAAGGATTCGGCGTCACTCATCAACGTCGCACGTGGCCCGATCATTGACAGCGATGCGTTGTTGAATGCGCTGAACACTGGAGCCATCGCCGCTGCTGGTCTCGACGTGTTTCCTGACGAGCCGCCGCCGATGGACGATCCTCTATGCGACCACAACCGTGTCATCACTACTCCCCACGTCGCGTGGTATTCCGAAGAATCGAACGAGGAACGACGCCGAACGACGGCTAAAATCGTCGAAACCGTCCTCTCGGGCGGCGAACCGTGGAATGTCGTCAATGGCGTGTAGCACCGATCTCTTGGACAACAGAGGTGTACGGCGTGCAGTACAATCGAAGTCGGTTTCTCATCCTGTGTGAAACGGAACGTGAATGTTCAAGCCTTGCCGGTGCCAGCCGTGAGTCCCTCAACGACCCTCCGCTGGAAGAACAGCATGAACAGCATCAGCGGGACGATAGAGAGGAACACTGCGGCCGAGATCGTTCCCCAAGGGTACTGATATTCTCCCTGATAGAGTGCGATCCCAACCGTGATCGTGCGCATACTATCCTCCGTCATAAACGTCAACGCGAAGAGGAACTCATTCCATGCATAAATGAAGACGATAATGGCCGTCGTGGCCATCGCGGGTGCGGAGACAGGGAGGATGATGCGAAAGAGGACGCCGATGCGTGAGAGTCCATCCATCAGGCCAGCCTCTTCCAGTGAATCGGGGAGTTCTTTGAAGTATGCCTGAAATATCCAGACCGCGAACGGGAGCTGGAAGGCGGCGTAGGGGATGATGAGACCAAGGTAACTATTGAGCAGTCCCCACGACCGTGCCAACGAGAACAGCGGAATGAGTCGAGAGATGAAGGGCAGCATCGCAGTACCTAGAATGAGCAAGAGGACTGGAAGTTTGAACCGAAACCGGAGTCGTGAGAGCGAATAGCCTGCGAGCGCACCCAAAACCACATC
The nucleotide sequence above comes from Halocatena marina. Encoded proteins:
- a CDS encoding mandelate racemase/muconate lactonizing enzyme family protein, which translates into the protein MTNEKPGYRIAQGGGVPWRDMGREETHRPPERDIEITDVKTMAIAGNFTWGIVKVETDAGVYGLGETFRAEAALDMAGRMTTDLVGENPLDTHRMRELLEQRYTGTGRIGQAAFTAIETACYDIKGKIFDVPVYELLGGKYRDRIKIYCDTHGGASLGEAESHDPKDVYTPESYARAAREVVDEGFEALKFDLDVPTHETYDESNRRMDNEALEHKVSLVEAVRDEIGYDIDLGMDLHWNFTVETAVRLGKKLERFDLAWLEDPVPPEKSKAQQRVAEKLDLPVLTGENLVTVDQFNTAARQGMMDIAAPDVNKCGGLGEFVDIATVCDLYGIPIASHNISSPLGTIAGAHVSAAIPNFLCMEWHARDVPWWNEMATRTEGNGPILEDGYIDVPEGPGLGVELNRDLCEQYLTDGSELII
- a CDS encoding C-terminal binding protein — encoded protein: MTYTVVVTDHDFGDLSIERAVLGDVAEIVALTDDIGERDANAVKAFRTADAIINLRSVIDANAITTMENARVIARYGIGVDNIDVAAAADCNIPVTNVPEYCHEEVATHALTMLLALARSIPSYDRSVGRGEWSRAVGTPVHRFSTRTVGVVGYGTIGREIGDRAAALGADVVASDPFLSKADLADDPADLVAFEELLERSDFVTIHSPLTDDTRGLFDAEAFCRMKDSASLINVARGPIIDSDALLNALNTGAIAAAGLDVFPDEPPPMDDPLCDHNRVITTPHVAWYSEESNEERRRTTAKIVETVLSGGEPWNVVNGV
- a CDS encoding carbohydrate ABC transporter permease encodes the protein MSTKIFGAFDVDSLQRVGEKLGFYGSIGVLVAISMFPVFWIFITSIKQPSNVVQFPVYYLPQQPTLENYRVALEQAPFMRYLLNSIIVAGGTAIVDVVLGALAGYSLSRLRFRFKLPVLLLILGTAMLPFISRLIPLFSLARSWGLLNSYLGLIIPYAAFQLPFAVWIFQAYFKELPDSLEEAGLMDGLSRIGVLFRIILPVSAPAMATTAIIVFIYAWNEFLFALTFMTEDSMRTITVGIALYQGEYQYPWGTISAAVFLSIVPLMLFMLFFQRRVVEGLTAGTGKA